Part of the Kineococcus aurantiacus genome, GGCCGCGGACGACGAGCGAGCCCACGGAGGTGGCGTGCCAGGGGGTGCCCCGCGCGGTGCAGCAGGCGCTGGCCCGGGCCGAGTCCTGCCCGCGGGCCGCGGCCGGGCACCGGCGGGGTCGTCGAGGCGTCCCCGCGTCACGGGTGCGGGCCTGGCCGCCGCCGCGGCCGGGATCGGCGCGCTGGCCGGGCTGGTGTGGTGGGTGCTGCCCGACGAGGCCGTGCTCTCCCCCTGGTGGACCCAGGTGTTCGGCTGGCCGGCAGCCCTGCTGCTGCGCTGCGACCCGGTGCAGCGCTGGATCGGCGGGGGCCGGCTGGACAACCGCGTCTGGGTGCGGGTCCTGCTGGCCTCGGGGGTGTTCGGCCTCACCGTCGCCTGGACCGGGGTGTCGTTCCTGTTCCCCGTCTTCACGGCCCTGGTCGCCAGCGTGCACCTGCAGTGGAGCGGAGCACGGGCCTGGCGCCCCTGCGCGGTGGTGACGGTGCTGCTAAGCACGACCCTGCAGGTCCTCGTGCAGGCCGGGTGGCTGCCCACTCCCCTGCCCCCGGCCCTGGACCTGGTGGCCTTCGTCATCACCCTGCTGCTGTCGCTGCTGCTCATCGGCAACGTCGCGGTCCTGGCCGCCCAGCGCGAGGCCGAGAACGCCGCGGCCGACCGCGAACGGCGCGCCCGCCACGACGCGCTGCTGCACGCGGCCACCCACGACCCCCTCACGGGGCAGCTGAACCGCGCCGGGCTGCACGAGCACTTCACCCGCCACGTCGCCGGCGCCGGGGACCACGCCCCCGCGGACGCCGCAGGGGACGCGGTCGGGCCCGTCGCGGTGCTCTACCTGGACCTGGACGGGTTCAAACCCGTCAACGACCGGTACGGCCACGCCGCCGGCGACCGGCTGCTGCAACTGGCCGCGCAGCGCCTGGCCGCGCTGCTGCGCCCGGGGGACGGCCTGGCGCGGCTGGGGGGTGACGAGTTCGTCGTCGTGCTGGCCACCGCCGACCCGACCGCCGTGCAGGAGGTGGCCGCCCGCGCCGAGGCCGCGCTGAACTCCCCCTTCGACCTCGACGGTGTCGTGGTCCGCGTCTCGGCCAGCACCGGGACCGCCCGCAGCACCGGCCCGGT contains:
- a CDS encoding diguanylate cyclase domain-containing protein, producing the protein MPGGAPRGAAGAGPGRVLPAGRGRAPAGSSRRPRVTGAGLAAAAAGIGALAGLVWWVLPDEAVLSPWWTQVFGWPAALLLRCDPVQRWIGGGRLDNRVWVRVLLASGVFGLTVAWTGVSFLFPVFTALVASVHLQWSGARAWRPCAVVTVLLSTTLQVLVQAGWLPTPLPPALDLVAFVITLLLSLLLIGNVAVLAAQREAENAAADRERRARHDALLHAATHDPLTGQLNRAGLHEHFTRHVAGAGDHAPADAAGDAVGPVAVLYLDLDGFKPVNDRYGHAAGDRLLQLAAQRLAALLRPGDGLARLGGDEFVVVLATADPTAVQEVAARAEAALNSPFDLDGVVVRVSASTGTARSTGPVTLDDLLRRADTAMYAAKASRRGDGRGRAEVPAS